One region of Azoarcus sp. CIB genomic DNA includes:
- a CDS encoding xanthine dehydrogenase family protein subunit M, producing MTAIERYAAPQSLDEALGILQQGEVTILAGGTDLMPQTKAGRIAFKPTLLNIGRVAGLKGVSLDGAYLRIGALTTISELLRDPLVVQHAPVLAEACDQFASDQIRNAGTLGGNINNASPAGDTLVPLIVLDAEVELASKPNGSVTTRRLPLAEFFTGPGRTKRAANELLTAVRIPLPRPGHVARFYKFGTRPALDISTISIGIAGIKRDGALTDIRVAFGAVAPTPVRAPRTEAALEGRPLDAEAIEAAADAARDEVNPIDDVRASAWYRKELIHNMTRRMLDHVAHA from the coding sequence ATGACCGCAATTGAAAGATACGCCGCGCCGCAGAGCCTCGACGAGGCGCTCGGCATCCTGCAGCAGGGCGAGGTGACCATCCTCGCAGGCGGCACCGACCTGATGCCGCAGACGAAAGCCGGCCGCATCGCGTTCAAGCCGACGCTGCTGAACATCGGCCGCGTCGCGGGACTGAAAGGGGTCAGCCTCGACGGCGCGTACCTGCGCATCGGGGCGCTCACCACGATCAGCGAGCTCCTCCGCGATCCGCTCGTCGTGCAGCACGCGCCGGTGCTCGCCGAGGCCTGCGATCAGTTCGCGAGCGACCAGATCCGCAACGCAGGCACGCTCGGGGGCAACATCAACAACGCTTCGCCCGCGGGCGACACGCTGGTGCCGCTGATCGTGCTCGACGCGGAGGTCGAGCTCGCGTCGAAGCCCAATGGCAGCGTCACCACGCGGCGCCTGCCGCTCGCCGAGTTCTTCACCGGCCCCGGCAGGACAAAGCGCGCCGCGAACGAGCTGCTCACCGCGGTGCGCATCCCACTGCCTCGGCCCGGCCACGTCGCGCGCTTCTACAAGTTCGGCACGCGCCCCGCGCTGGATATCTCGACGATCTCCATCGGCATCGCCGGCATCAAGCGCGACGGTGCGCTCACCGACATCCGCGTCGCCTTCGGCGCGGTTGCCCCGACGCCGGTCCGCGCGCCGCGCACCGAAGCCGCACTCGAAGGCCGTCCCCTCGACGCCGAGGCCATCGAAGCCGCCGCCGACGCCGCCCGCGACGAGGTGAACCCCATCGACGACGTGCGCGCCAGCGCGTGGTACCGCAAGGAACTGATCCACAACATGACCAGAAGGATGCTCGACCATGTTGCTCACGCATGA
- a CDS encoding (2Fe-2S)-binding protein, with product MLLTHDIEFTLNGVKKRLTIDVTMNALDLLRDVVGLTGTKYGCGEGECGACTIRVDGETRNSCLMFAVDFDGRDIVTIEGLAADPKADALRESFVEHGAVQCGFCTPGMVMQASHILETHPDADAETIKRGLEGNLCRCTGYKKIVDAVESACCGAK from the coding sequence ATGTTGCTCACGCATGACATCGAATTCACGCTGAACGGCGTCAAAAAAAGGCTCACCATCGACGTCACGATGAACGCGCTCGACTTGCTGCGAGACGTCGTCGGGCTGACCGGCACGAAATACGGCTGTGGCGAGGGCGAATGCGGCGCGTGCACGATTCGCGTCGACGGCGAGACGCGCAACTCCTGCCTGATGTTCGCCGTGGACTTCGACGGGCGCGACATCGTAACGATCGAGGGACTCGCCGCCGACCCCAAGGCCGATGCACTGCGCGAGTCCTTCGTCGAGCACGGCGCGGTCCAATGCGGCTTCTGCACGCCGGGCATGGTCATGCAGGCCTCCCACATCCTCGAGACGCATCCGGACGCCGATGCCGAGACGATCAAGCGCGGCCTCGAAGGGAACCTGTGCCGCTGCACCGGCTACAAGAAGATCGTCGACGCGGTCGAGTCCGCGTGCTGCGGCGCGAAGTGA
- a CDS encoding molybdopterin cofactor-binding domain-containing protein: protein MNVAEKPVITAESLIGQRIQKKDAPEKAAGKTRYIQDMIVPGMLHAKILRSARVHARIKSIDTSAAKALPGVHVVLTAADVPDQQPIGVARDHLPLKGERVRSLRDEIAAVAADSDEIAEAALKLIRVEYEDLPVIATPEDAIKPGAPLIHPAPLDAHGRPKSLPPKTPIAFAGKPDNIAMRFDYTHGDIAQAEAESDVVVEDSFQLHYVTHCCMGVSGVIAEFDASGNLLMYSNTQVPFLHKREFAEYLNIDPSRVRIIQPPIGGGFGSKLDIYPFEVICIFLARAAKRPVKMVFTREEEFLASPTRQPVLLTLRSGCKKDGTLTFRQVHTLHDNGAYTSWGATTPFVMMQTFSSLYRVPACDYHTTVVYTNNPYAGSFRGYGNLQATFAIEQHMDMLAEKIGMDALDFRLKNAQDAGEVTGQGMTFKSCGFKECLTTAAERSDYRKKHADNIANRNARGPVKRGIGIASMLHVGGGAKIYPSDGCGTILKLDDFANITLITGASEIGQGSETVLSQLVCEELGLPISAVTVVNNDTAITPWDVGVHASRTTFIAGNSAIGAARKAKAKILAAAAKKHGCDEGALDLRGGFVVVAETGEPVVELARLMRNLHFSDKAELVMTTFYYEPPSVHQDKAFKGDVSAAYAWAAQVVEVEVDTDTGIVKMTKVTGTHDVGRVLNRLGLEGQIEGGVVMGQGYALTENLIVENGVTRNPNFRDYKLVTAPEIPEMDITFVESMDGEGPQGAKGVGEAPAICIAAAAANAIYNATGVRMFALPFTPEAVYRALRGAAPKPHWPAWKPE, encoded by the coding sequence ATGAACGTCGCAGAAAAACCCGTCATCACGGCCGAATCGCTGATCGGCCAGCGCATCCAGAAGAAGGACGCGCCCGAGAAGGCCGCCGGCAAGACGCGCTACATCCAGGACATGATCGTGCCGGGCATGCTGCACGCGAAGATCCTGCGTTCGGCCCGCGTGCACGCACGAATCAAGAGCATCGACACTTCCGCGGCGAAGGCCCTGCCCGGCGTGCATGTCGTCCTCACCGCGGCGGACGTGCCCGACCAGCAGCCGATCGGCGTCGCGCGCGACCACCTGCCGCTGAAGGGCGAGCGTGTCCGCAGCCTGCGCGACGAGATCGCCGCGGTGGCCGCCGACAGCGACGAGATCGCCGAAGCCGCGCTAAAGCTGATCCGCGTCGAATACGAGGACTTGCCGGTCATCGCGACGCCCGAGGACGCGATCAAGCCGGGCGCGCCGCTGATCCACCCCGCCCCGCTCGACGCCCACGGCCGCCCGAAGTCGCTGCCGCCCAAAACGCCGATCGCGTTCGCCGGCAAGCCCGACAACATCGCGATGCGCTTCGACTACACGCACGGCGACATCGCGCAGGCCGAGGCCGAGTCCGACGTCGTCGTCGAGGACAGCTTCCAGCTGCACTACGTGACGCACTGCTGCATGGGCGTGTCGGGTGTCATCGCCGAGTTCGACGCGTCGGGCAACCTGCTGATGTACTCCAACACGCAGGTGCCCTTCCTGCACAAGCGCGAGTTCGCCGAATACCTGAACATCGATCCGAGCCGCGTGCGCATCATCCAGCCGCCCATCGGCGGCGGCTTCGGCTCGAAGCTCGACATCTATCCGTTCGAGGTCATCTGCATCTTCCTCGCGCGCGCCGCGAAGCGCCCCGTGAAGATGGTTTTTACGCGCGAAGAAGAGTTTCTGGCCTCGCCGACGCGCCAGCCGGTGCTGCTGACGCTGCGTTCGGGCTGCAAGAAGGACGGCACGCTGACCTTCCGCCAGGTGCACACGCTGCACGACAACGGCGCCTACACGTCGTGGGGCGCGACGACGCCGTTCGTCATGATGCAGACCTTCTCGTCGCTGTACCGGGTGCCGGCCTGCGACTACCACACGACCGTCGTGTACACGAACAACCCCTACGCCGGCTCCTTCCGCGGCTACGGCAACCTGCAGGCGACCTTCGCGATCGAGCAGCACATGGACATGCTGGCCGAGAAGATCGGCATGGATGCGCTCGACTTCCGGCTGAAGAACGCGCAGGACGCGGGCGAAGTAACCGGCCAGGGCATGACGTTCAAGAGCTGCGGCTTCAAGGAATGCCTGACTACGGCGGCCGAGCGCAGCGATTACCGGAAGAAGCACGCCGACAATATCGCGAACCGCAACGCGCGCGGCCCGGTCAAGCGCGGCATCGGCATCGCGTCGATGCTGCACGTCGGCGGCGGCGCGAAAATCTATCCGTCGGACGGCTGCGGCACGATCCTGAAGCTCGACGATTTTGCGAACATCACCCTCATCACCGGCGCGTCCGAGATCGGCCAGGGCTCGGAAACGGTCCTGTCGCAGCTGGTCTGCGAGGAGCTGGGGCTGCCGATCTCGGCGGTCACCGTGGTCAATAACGACACCGCGATCACGCCGTGGGACGTCGGCGTGCATGCGAGCCGCACGACCTTCATCGCCGGCAACTCCGCAATCGGCGCGGCGCGCAAGGCGAAGGCGAAGATCCTGGCGGCGGCAGCGAAGAAGCACGGCTGCGACGAAGGTGCGCTCGACCTGCGCGGCGGTTTCGTCGTCGTCGCCGAGACCGGCGAGCCCGTGGTCGAGCTGGCGCGCCTGATGCGGAACCTGCACTTCTCCGACAAGGCCGAGCTCGTCATGACGACCTTCTACTACGAGCCGCCGAGCGTGCATCAGGACAAGGCCTTCAAGGGCGACGTGTCGGCCGCCTACGCGTGGGCCGCCCAGGTCGTCGAGGTCGAGGTCGATACCGACACCGGCATCGTGAAGATGACGAAAGTCACCGGCACGCACGACGTCGGCCGCGTGCTCAACCGCCTCGGCCTCGAAGGGCAGATCGAAGGCGGCGTCGTCATGGGCCAGGGCTACGCGCTGACCGAGAACCTGATCGTCGAGAACGGCGTCACGCGCAACCCGAACTTCCGCGACTACAAGCTCGTGACCGCGCCCGAGATCCCGGAGATGGACATCACCTTCGTCGAGTCGATGGACGGCGAAGGGCCGCAGGGCGCCAAGGGCGTCGGCGAGGCGCCGGCGATCTGCATCGCCGCGGCCGCCGCGAACGCGATCTACAACGCGACCGGCGTGAGGATGTTCGCCCTGCCCTTCACGCCGGAAGCGGTGTACCGGGCCTTACGCGGCGCGGCGCCGAAACCCCACTGGCCCGCGTGGAAACCGGAATGA